Proteins co-encoded in one Arachis stenosperma cultivar V10309 chromosome 7, arast.V10309.gnm1.PFL2, whole genome shotgun sequence genomic window:
- the LOC130941768 gene encoding receptor-like serine/threonine-protein kinase At1g78530 isoform X1 produces the protein MRKFLVITLSTTICFIAFVISKILISVLLYKRWKRKHIIYENEGKMVIFRSSLLQSLKSDAVLQKTRKLSNKDIIGSGGYGVVYELRLNESVAFAVKRLNRGSEERDNGFERELEAMADIKHRNIVTLHGYYIAPHYNLLIYELMPNGSLDSILHGRSKEKKHLDWPTRYRVAVGAARGISYLHHDCIPHIIHRDIKSSNILLDQNMGARVSDFGLATLMEPNKTHVSTMVAGTFGYLAPEYFDTGRATVKGDVYSFGVVLLELLTGKKPSDEAFVEEGTKLVTWVKAVVQEKKEELVLDTSLGSCPMQEVNKVFNIAMKCLEPDPLNRPNMAEVVNLLEQAVSCKHVTTTLPCTLNDMSP, from the exons ATGAGGAAGTTCCTGGTTATAACCTTATCTACAACAATATGCTTCATCGCTTTCGTGATATCCAAGATCTTGATCTCTGTTCTTCTCTACAAAAGATGGAAAAGAAAGCACATAATTTATGAAAATG AAGGAAAGATGGTAATCTTTAGATCTTCATTGCTGCAATCTCTTAAATCCGATGCAGTCTTACAGAAGACACGAAAACTGAGCAATAAAGACATCATTGGATCTGGTGGCTATGGAGTGGTTTATGAACTAAGACTAAATGAATCTGTAGCCTTCGCCGTGAAGAGGCTGAACCGGGGATCAGAAGAGAGGGACAATGGTTTTGAGAGAGAGTTGGAGGCGATGGCGGACATAAAGCATCGGAATATTGTAACTCTTCATGGATATTACATTGCACCACATTACAATCTTCTTATATATGAGCTAATGCCAAATGGAAGTTTGGATTCCATTTTGCATG GGAGATCAAAGGAGAAGAAGCATTTGGATTGGCCAACAAGATATAGAGTAGCTGTAGGTGCTGCTAGAGGAATATCATATCTTCACCATGATTGCATCCCTCACATTATCCATAGAGATATCAAATCAAGCAACATATTGCTGGATCAAAACATGGGGGCGCGAGTTTCTGACTTCGGATTAGCCACGTTGATGGAGCCGAATAAGACTCATGTTTCGACAATGGTGGCAGGAACCTTTGGATACTTGGCACCTG AATATTTCGATACTGGAAGAGCAACTGTTAAAGGTGATGTTTACAGCTTTGGAGTGGTGTTACTAGAGCTCTTAACTGGGAAGAAACCCAGTGATGAAGCATTTGTAGAAGAAGGAACCAAGCTTGTCACATGG GTGAAAGCTGTTGTTcaggagaagaaagaagaattaGTTCTTGACACTAGCTTAGGGTCCTGTCCAATGCAAGAGGTAAACAAGGTGTTCAACATTGCAATGAAGTGTCTTGAACCAGACCCCTTGAATAGACCAAACATGGCTGAGGTTGTCAACTTGCTTGAACAAGCAGTATCATGCAAACATGTTACTACAACATTGCCATGTACACTTAATGACATGTCACCCTAA
- the LOC130941768 gene encoding receptor-like serine/threonine-protein kinase At1g78530 isoform X2 yields MRKFLVITLSTTICFIAFVISKILISVLLYKRWKRKHIIYENVLQKTRKLSNKDIIGSGGYGVVYELRLNESVAFAVKRLNRGSEERDNGFERELEAMADIKHRNIVTLHGYYIAPHYNLLIYELMPNGSLDSILHGRSKEKKHLDWPTRYRVAVGAARGISYLHHDCIPHIIHRDIKSSNILLDQNMGARVSDFGLATLMEPNKTHVSTMVAGTFGYLAPEYFDTGRATVKGDVYSFGVVLLELLTGKKPSDEAFVEEGTKLVTWVKAVVQEKKEELVLDTSLGSCPMQEVNKVFNIAMKCLEPDPLNRPNMAEVVNLLEQAVSCKHVTTTLPCTLNDMSP; encoded by the exons ATGAGGAAGTTCCTGGTTATAACCTTATCTACAACAATATGCTTCATCGCTTTCGTGATATCCAAGATCTTGATCTCTGTTCTTCTCTACAAAAGATGGAAAAGAAAGCACATAATTTATGAAAATG TCTTACAGAAGACACGAAAACTGAGCAATAAAGACATCATTGGATCTGGTGGCTATGGAGTGGTTTATGAACTAAGACTAAATGAATCTGTAGCCTTCGCCGTGAAGAGGCTGAACCGGGGATCAGAAGAGAGGGACAATGGTTTTGAGAGAGAGTTGGAGGCGATGGCGGACATAAAGCATCGGAATATTGTAACTCTTCATGGATATTACATTGCACCACATTACAATCTTCTTATATATGAGCTAATGCCAAATGGAAGTTTGGATTCCATTTTGCATG GGAGATCAAAGGAGAAGAAGCATTTGGATTGGCCAACAAGATATAGAGTAGCTGTAGGTGCTGCTAGAGGAATATCATATCTTCACCATGATTGCATCCCTCACATTATCCATAGAGATATCAAATCAAGCAACATATTGCTGGATCAAAACATGGGGGCGCGAGTTTCTGACTTCGGATTAGCCACGTTGATGGAGCCGAATAAGACTCATGTTTCGACAATGGTGGCAGGAACCTTTGGATACTTGGCACCTG AATATTTCGATACTGGAAGAGCAACTGTTAAAGGTGATGTTTACAGCTTTGGAGTGGTGTTACTAGAGCTCTTAACTGGGAAGAAACCCAGTGATGAAGCATTTGTAGAAGAAGGAACCAAGCTTGTCACATGG GTGAAAGCTGTTGTTcaggagaagaaagaagaattaGTTCTTGACACTAGCTTAGGGTCCTGTCCAATGCAAGAGGTAAACAAGGTGTTCAACATTGCAATGAAGTGTCTTGAACCAGACCCCTTGAATAGACCAAACATGGCTGAGGTTGTCAACTTGCTTGAACAAGCAGTATCATGCAAACATGTTACTACAACATTGCCATGTACACTTAATGACATGTCACCCTAA